In Deltaproteobacteria bacterium, the genomic window CATGAAACTGGAATTAAGGTTATGTAGAACAGGCACCCTCGCCTGTTATTAGTGGAAACAGCCCCGCGAATCGCGGGGTTGTGCTACATAAATCAAATTTTATTTTTCGTTACAATTTAGCCCTGATGCCTTAGAGAGTGCCACGAAGCATGAAAATGGTTTACTCCGAACTCCGAACTCCGAACTCTAAACTCCGAACTTATTTTCGCACTAAAGATATTGCTCCAATAGACCGGCATCGGCAATCGTTTCACGGTCTTCGATCTCCCGGATCATCTTGCCTTCCTTGATGATATAGACCCGGTCGGCCAGTCGGCTCACCACAGACAGATTCTGTTCAACGATGATCGAGGCCTTGTGCTCCTTCATGGTATTCAGAATGGTAAAGATGTCTTTAATCACCACCGCGGCCAGACCCTCTGTGGGTTCGTCGATCATGAGCAACCGCGGATCGCCTATCAGTGCCCGGCCGATGAGGAGGATCTCGCGCTGTCCCCCGGAAAGTCCGCCGGCCGGAGAATCCAAAAACTTTTCCATTTTTGGGTAGAGGGAAAGGACCCGTTCTACGGCCCGATCAATCTTCCAGCCCGCGGCATAGGCCGCTAATTCGATGTTGCTACGTACCGTCAGGGCCGAAAAAACCCGTTTATCCTGAGCCACAAAACGTATCCCTTGACGGGCTGCTTTTTCGGCGGACAGCCCTGTTATCAGGCGGCCATCGAAGGCAATCTCACCGGCCTGGGGCTTAAGTAAACCGGCGATGGTTTTGAGCAGGGTCGTCTTGCCGGCCCCGTTACGGCCCACGACAAAGATCATCTCCCCCGGTCTGACCTTCAGATCGATACCCTGGAGAGCTACCGCATGTCCATAGCAGACTTGCAACCCCTTAATCTCTAACATGACTCCTCGGTCCCCCAGTAACACTCGCGTACCCTGGGGTCGGCCAAAACCGCATCCGGCCGGTCCTGGCAAATGATCCGCCCCTCGTTCATCACACAAAGGCTTTCCACCAGATCGATGATCTTGGATATTTTATGTTCGATAAGTATCAGTGTAAGCTGCCCCTTCAGGGAACGGATAATTTGCATAACTTCCGATATTTCGTGATCACTTAAGCCCGCCAGGGGTTCGTCTAAGAGGAGCAGCTTCGGTTTAAGGGCCAGGGCCATGGCGATCTCTATCAGGCGCTTATCCCCATACGAGAGCTCGCTGGTCGGCACAAAGGCCTTGGAGGTCATTCCAACAG contains:
- a CDS encoding ABC transporter ATP-binding protein; this encodes MLEIKGLQVCYGHAVALQGIDLKVRPGEMIFVVGRNGAGKTTLLKTIAGLLKPQAGEIAFDGRLITGLSAEKAARQGIRFVAQDKRVFSALTVRSNIELAAYAAGWKIDRAVERVLSLYPKMEKFLDSPAGGLSGGQREILLIGRALIGDPRLLMIDEPTEGLAAVVIKDIFTILNTMKEHKASIIVEQNLSVVSRLADRVYIIKEGKMIREIEDRETIADAGLLEQYL